The following are from one region of the Actinomycetota bacterium genome:
- the metK gene encoding methionine adenosyltransferase, with product MSKKRYLITSESVTEGHPDKIADQISDAILDAIYTDDPMARVAVETLVTTGLVIVAGEVTTCTYVDIPSIVRRTIKGVGYTRAKFGFDCDTCGIITSIDPQSPDIAQGVDCAYENRALGVDEELDQQGAGDQGMMFGYACDETPEFMPLPILLAHKLAARLAEVRKDATLPFLRPDGKTQVTVAYEDGKPVAVDTIVISTQHAPGIDIESDLRPALIEKVIRPIVPASFIDYDKVKILVNPTGKFEIGGPQGDTGLTGRKIIVDTYGGLGRHGGGAFSGKDPTKVDRSAAYAARYVAKNIVAAGLAERCEVQLAYAIGVSRPVSIMVETFGTEKIPVEKVEELVEKHFDLRPAAIIHDLDLRRPIYKKTAAYGHFGRDDADFTWEKTDKAAALRAAAGLAALKPDAVTLS from the coding sequence GTGTCAAAGAAACGGTATTTAATCACGTCGGAGTCGGTGACCGAGGGTCATCCCGATAAAATCGCCGACCAGATCTCCGACGCGATTCTCGACGCTATCTACACCGATGACCCGATGGCGCGAGTCGCGGTGGAAACACTGGTCACGACCGGTCTCGTCATCGTCGCGGGAGAGGTAACGACGTGCACCTATGTCGATATCCCGAGTATTGTCAGGCGGACGATAAAGGGAGTGGGCTATACGAGGGCGAAGTTCGGGTTCGACTGCGATACCTGCGGTATCATAACGAGCATCGACCCCCAGTCGCCCGATATTGCCCAGGGTGTGGATTGCGCATACGAGAACCGGGCGCTCGGCGTCGACGAGGAACTCGACCAGCAGGGAGCCGGCGACCAGGGGATGATGTTCGGCTACGCTTGTGACGAGACGCCGGAGTTTATGCCGCTGCCGATACTCCTGGCCCATAAACTGGCCGCGCGGTTGGCTGAGGTAAGAAAAGACGCGACGTTGCCGTTTTTGCGCCCCGATGGCAAGACACAGGTCACGGTCGCCTATGAAGACGGGAAGCCGGTCGCGGTCGATACGATTGTCATATCGACGCAACACGCGCCGGGCATCGATATCGAAAGCGACCTGCGTCCGGCGCTCATCGAGAAGGTGATAAGACCGATCGTCCCCGCGAGTTTCATCGATTATGATAAGGTGAAAATACTTGTCAACCCGACCGGTAAGTTTGAGATAGGCGGCCCGCAGGGCGATACCGGTTTGACGGGGCGCAAGATAATCGTCGACACCTACGGCGGCCTTGGCCGTCATGGCGGCGGAGCGTTTTCAGGGAAAGACCCGACCAAGGTCGACCGTTCAGCGGCGTACGCGGCGCGTTATGTGGCAAAGAACATCGTAGCCGCGGGCCTTGCCGAGCGCTGTGAAGTGCAGTTGGCCTATGCCATCGGAGTGTCGCGCCCGGTATCGATCATGGTGGAGACCTTCGGGACCGAAAAGATACCGGTCGAGAAAGTAGAGGAACTCGTCGAGAAGCACTTCGACTTGCGCCCGGCCGCTATCATTCACGACCTCGACTTGCGCAGACCGATATATAAGAAAACCGCCGCATACGGCCATTTCGGTCGAGATGATGCCGATTTTACCTGGGAGAAGACGGACAAGGCAGCGGCGTTGCGCGCCGCCGCCGGTTTGGCGGCTCTCAAACCCGATGCGGTGACTTTGAGTTAG
- the priA gene encoding primosomal protein N' produces MPQKPLIANVVVDLPVKAVDRVFDYEVPFELIARITVGSLVVVPFGPTRQVGYVFGLAGDSEIEKLAKVEAVLEEHPAFDERMVELCAWLADYYLSMKSEAIKPALPPGQSRKIIQSAKIVARPQAELTQRQSEVYQALKNLGGDSPVDAVKKACGASAVPVIKKLEQAGLIERYYRLDKQKVKTATERYAVGTALTERPEEIPDSLARAPKQRELMEILLAQGAVAVSRLLAEAKASHSSLNALTERGLARIEERAVNRDPEYHFSEQDSKVELTAEQQSALTEIETALEGGANDVFLLQGVTGSGKTEVYLRAIKRALDAGKGAIALVPEIALTAQAVARFKARFGETVAVLHSGLGAGERFDQWRGIQGGRYRVVVGARSALFAPVRDIGIIIVDEEHEASYKQGRSPRYNARDAAIKRGEIENAVVVLGSATPSLESKYHSEAGLYKPLFLRSRVEQREFPGIEVVDMREEPYEKPKSSLSRLLKQRLAQTLEAGEKAVLFINRRGFSNFVICEECGFVPKCRNCAVSLTFHSINNSLRCHHCNYAVRAPQACPKCKGQKIAFPGSGTQRIETELANLHPSVPVIRMDADTTSRKGAHQKRLAHFQREKSAILLGTQMIAKGLDFPEITLVGIVNADTSIHLPDFRAAEHTLQILMQVSGRAGRGERPGRVVIQTRVPDSYPLRAVLDADYEGFYKTELEFRRELNYPPFSGIIRMVISGNNPEIVVGLTKRAARIIDTADLGDAATLVGPSPAPLLKVKQEYRWHILLKVFDDSKVKTFLGDNFHRFVPDKYKNEVSLIIDVDPVWVL; encoded by the coding sequence TTGCCTCAAAAGCCGCTCATCGCCAATGTCGTCGTCGACCTGCCGGTCAAGGCGGTCGACCGCGTTTTTGACTATGAAGTTCCCTTCGAGTTAATCGCTCGAATCACCGTCGGCTCGCTCGTCGTCGTTCCCTTCGGGCCGACCAGGCAGGTCGGTTACGTCTTTGGCTTGGCCGGTGATTCCGAGATAGAAAAACTCGCGAAAGTAGAGGCGGTTCTCGAAGAGCATCCCGCCTTCGACGAGCGCATGGTCGAGTTGTGCGCGTGGCTTGCCGACTATTATCTGTCGATGAAGAGCGAGGCGATAAAGCCGGCCCTGCCGCCCGGCCAGAGCCGGAAGATAATCCAATCGGCAAAGATCGTGGCCCGGCCCCAGGCCGAGCTGACGCAACGTCAAAGTGAGGTCTATCAGGCGTTGAAAAACCTCGGCGGCGATTCGCCCGTCGATGCCGTAAAAAAAGCCTGTGGCGCGAGCGCTGTGCCGGTCATCAAAAAGTTAGAGCAGGCCGGTCTCATCGAGCGTTACTACCGGCTAGACAAACAAAAAGTGAAAACCGCGACCGAGCGCTATGCGGTCGGGACCGCGCTTACGGAGAGACCCGAAGAAATTCCGGACAGTCTCGCGCGCGCTCCGAAGCAGCGCGAATTGATGGAAATTCTGCTGGCGCAAGGCGCTGTCGCGGTTTCAAGACTTCTTGCCGAGGCAAAGGCGTCGCACTCATCATTGAACGCGCTTACGGAGAGGGGTTTGGCCCGAATCGAGGAGCGCGCGGTAAATCGAGACCCCGAATACCATTTTTCAGAACAAGACAGCAAAGTCGAGCTGACCGCCGAGCAGCAATCGGCGCTTACGGAAATCGAAACCGCCCTGGAGGGAGGCGCCAACGACGTTTTCTTGTTGCAGGGTGTGACCGGCAGCGGCAAGACCGAGGTCTATCTGCGCGCGATTAAGCGCGCGCTTGACGCAGGCAAGGGAGCCATCGCGCTGGTGCCCGAAATAGCCCTAACCGCACAGGCGGTCGCTCGCTTCAAAGCGAGGTTTGGTGAGACGGTGGCGGTGCTCCATAGCGGCCTTGGCGCCGGCGAGCGGTTTGACCAGTGGCGCGGCATTCAAGGGGGTCGTTATCGCGTCGTCGTCGGCGCTCGCTCGGCTCTCTTCGCGCCGGTGCGCGATATCGGCATAATAATCGTCGACGAAGAGCACGAGGCTAGCTACAAGCAGGGACGAAGCCCCAGATACAACGCCCGGGACGCCGCGATAAAGCGGGGCGAAATCGAAAATGCGGTCGTCGTCCTCGGTAGCGCCACCCCATCGCTGGAGAGCAAATATCACTCGGAGGCCGGCCTATACAAGCCGCTTTTCCTGCGCTCCAGAGTCGAGCAGAGAGAATTCCCCGGCATCGAGGTGGTCGATATGAGGGAGGAGCCGTATGAGAAACCGAAATCCTCGCTCAGCCGCCTCCTTAAACAAAGGCTCGCCCAGACGCTCGAGGCCGGCGAGAAAGCCGTTCTCTTCATCAACCGTCGCGGATTCTCCAACTTTGTCATCTGTGAGGAGTGCGGTTTTGTCCCTAAGTGTCGAAATTGCGCCGTATCGCTGACTTTCCACTCCATTAACAACAGCCTCCGGTGTCACCACTGCAATTACGCCGTGCGTGCGCCGCAAGCGTGCCCTAAATGCAAGGGCCAAAAAATCGCCTTTCCGGGCTCGGGAACGCAACGTATCGAAACCGAACTGGCAAATCTTCATCCGTCCGTGCCGGTAATAAGGATGGACGCCGATACGACCTCGCGCAAAGGCGCCCACCAGAAGCGCCTGGCCCATTTCCAACGGGAGAAATCGGCAATCCTGCTGGGAACTCAGATGATAGCGAAGGGTCTCGATTTTCCAGAGATAACCCTGGTGGGGATAGTCAACGCGGACACGTCGATACATCTTCCAGATTTTCGCGCGGCCGAGCACACTTTGCAGATACTGATGCAGGTATCGGGTCGCGCGGGCAGGGGCGAGCGCCCCGGGAGGGTCGTCATTCAAACCCGTGTTCCGGACAGCTATCCGCTGCGCGCGGTCCTCGACGCCGACTACGAGGGCTTTTATAAAACAGAGCTGGAGTTTAGGCGCGAACTCAACTACCCGCCGTTCTCCGGCATAATCAGGATGGTAATCTCGGGGAATAACCCCGAAATAGTCGTGGGTCTCACCAAGCGCGCCGCAAGAATCATCGACACCGCCGACCTGGGGGATGCGGCCACACTGGTAGGGCCTTCACCGGCGCCGCTTCTCAAGGTCAAACAGGAGTACCGCTGGCATATCTTGCTTAAAGTCTTCGATGACTCGAAGGTCAAAACGTTCTTGGGCGATAATTTTCATCGATTTGTGCCGGATAAGTACAAAAATGAGGTAAGCTTAATTATAGATGTCGATCCCGTGTGGGTACTATAG
- the def gene encoding peptide deformylase has translation MAILPIRVYPDPVLKEKTHVVDSIDDDLRKLIKNMIDTMRAAPGIGLAANQIGVLKRVVVVDVDDDEDAMVLINPEITWYSEEQEENEEGCLSVYPDKISVNVSRSLRVRVKAVNEHGEDVEFEAEGLLARALQHEMDHINGKVIIDRASDEERKSALRALTEEMGMG, from the coding sequence GTGGCCATTTTGCCGATAAGGGTCTATCCCGACCCGGTCTTGAAGGAGAAGACGCACGTAGTCGACTCTATCGATGATGACTTGAGGAAGCTGATCAAAAATATGATAGATACGATGCGCGCGGCTCCGGGCATCGGGTTGGCGGCAAACCAAATCGGTGTTTTGAAACGGGTCGTCGTCGTCGATGTCGATGACGATGAAGACGCGATGGTTTTAATAAATCCCGAAATCACCTGGTACAGTGAGGAGCAGGAAGAGAACGAAGAAGGTTGCCTCAGCGTCTACCCGGACAAGATATCCGTCAACGTCTCCCGGTCCTTAAGGGTTAGAGTAAAAGCCGTCAATGAACATGGTGAGGACGTCGAGTTCGAGGCCGAAGGGCTCCTTGCGCGCGCCCTCCAGCACGAGATGGACCACATAAACGGCAAAGTGATCATAGATAGAGCGAGCGACGAAGAGCGAAAAAGCGCCCTGAGAGCGCTTACCGAAGAGATGGGGATGGGATAA
- the fmt gene encoding methionyl-tRNA formyltransferase: MRLFFMGTPELAVPVLKRITESSHEITLVVTQPDKPSGRNRRLTPPPVKVVAQTENIPVAQPPTLKDEDFRETIIGLDADVGVVFAYGKLIPQWLLDAPKYGVINVHPSLLPRWRGAAPIQRPIMEGDKITGVTIMRMAMELDAGDILLQRQVPIAPDDTTGTLSHRLADIAAELVVETLDKIEDGTVVRVTQDESGVTYARKITDEDAAIVWRRPAQSISDQVRGLNPKPGARTIARDKLLKVWRVSAAPEIANGEPGAIVHIDPNKGPFVATESTPLLLDEVQPANKKRMSGAEFVRGYRLRVGDKLG; encoded by the coding sequence GTGCGACTGTTTTTCATGGGCACACCCGAACTCGCGGTGCCGGTACTCAAGAGAATAACGGAGTCTTCGCACGAGATAACTCTCGTCGTCACCCAGCCCGACAAACCATCCGGGCGTAATCGCCGCCTAACGCCTCCGCCGGTCAAAGTCGTCGCCCAAACGGAAAACATACCGGTCGCGCAACCGCCGACCTTAAAGGATGAAGACTTCAGAGAGACCATCATCGGCCTCGATGCCGATGTCGGCGTAGTCTTCGCCTACGGGAAACTTATCCCGCAGTGGCTGCTCGATGCCCCGAAGTACGGCGTCATCAATGTCCACCCCTCGTTACTGCCGAGGTGGCGCGGGGCCGCGCCGATACAGCGGCCGATAATGGAGGGCGATAAAATCACCGGCGTGACTATCATGCGGATGGCTATGGAGTTGGACGCGGGCGATATCCTACTCCAGCGGCAGGTGCCGATAGCGCCTGACGATACGACGGGTACCCTCTCGCACCGATTGGCCGATATCGCGGCAGAGCTTGTCGTCGAGACCCTCGACAAAATAGAGGACGGCACCGTCGTTCGGGTGACCCAGGATGAATCCGGCGTGACTTACGCCCGGAAAATCACCGACGAGGATGCGGCAATAGTCTGGCGGCGCCCGGCACAGAGCATTTCAGACCAGGTGAGGGGGCTCAACCCGAAACCCGGAGCGCGCACGATAGCCCGGGACAAGCTGCTCAAGGTGTGGCGGGTCTCGGCCGCGCCGGAGATAGCAAACGGGGAACCCGGCGCTATAGTCCATATCGACCCCAACAAAGGACCCTTCGTGGCGACAGAGAGCACGCCGCTCTTGCTCGACGAGGTACAACCGGCTAATAAGAAGAGGATGAGCGGGGCGGAATTCGTCCGCGGTTATCGCTTAAGAGTCGGCGACAAGTTGGGCTAG
- the rsmB gene encoding 16S rRNA (cytosine(967)-C(5))-methyltransferase RsmB, with protein MSKAPREIALEVINRVHKTGSYANLLLPKRLQESDLDVRDRAFVTELTYGTLRAKGTLDWVIKKFSSQKIEKIPDLVLDLLRMSIYQIIYMDVPDRAAVNEAVDIAKKNFHPGISKFVNGLLRSVSREKENLPWPDRNADPVKYIALKYFHPMWMVKSWIEEFGVAETEALCAANNRAPKMTIRVNTLKTDPEALAQALRDAGWTVEAGSYLREALSVRGGGDITRLSRFKEGRFYVQDESSMIIARVVDPQPGETVLDAAAAPGGKTTHMAELMKNKGQIISVDSNANRVNLMKRNFSRMGASIALPIQADAKRINAVIKKPVDRALLDAPCSGLGVLARRPDSRWNKTPEQITELMSLQTDMLDAVAGAVKPGGVLVYSVCTLTRQETRLVVERFLRIREDFYVDKIAAYLPERLRADVKDDMIQLLPHKHGVDGLFIARFRRSE; from the coding sequence ATGTCAAAAGCACCGCGAGAAATCGCGCTCGAAGTAATCAATCGCGTCCATAAAACCGGCAGCTACGCCAACTTGCTACTACCTAAGAGACTTCAAGAGAGCGACCTCGACGTAAGGGACCGAGCTTTCGTCACCGAGCTTACATACGGCACGCTCAGGGCTAAAGGGACGCTCGATTGGGTCATCAAGAAGTTCTCCTCACAGAAGATCGAGAAGATTCCCGACCTGGTCCTCGACCTGTTGCGGATGTCGATTTACCAAATAATATATATGGATGTGCCGGACCGTGCCGCCGTAAACGAAGCGGTCGATATCGCTAAGAAGAACTTCCATCCCGGTATTTCCAAGTTCGTAAACGGGCTTCTGCGCTCGGTCTCCCGGGAAAAAGAAAATCTTCCCTGGCCCGACCGCAATGCCGACCCGGTAAAATATATCGCGCTCAAGTACTTCCACCCGATGTGGATGGTTAAGTCGTGGATAGAAGAATTCGGCGTTGCGGAGACAGAGGCTCTCTGCGCCGCCAACAACCGCGCTCCCAAGATGACGATACGCGTCAACACCTTAAAGACAGACCCGGAGGCTTTAGCGCAGGCTTTGAGGGACGCCGGTTGGACGGTCGAGGCCGGCTCTTACCTGCGCGAGGCGCTCTCCGTGCGCGGAGGGGGCGACATAACGCGGCTTAGCCGGTTCAAAGAGGGCCGGTTCTATGTCCAGGATGAAAGTTCCATGATAATCGCGCGCGTAGTCGACCCGCAACCGGGTGAGACCGTGCTGGATGCGGCCGCGGCGCCCGGAGGCAAGACGACGCATATGGCGGAGCTGATGAAGAACAAAGGCCAAATCATCTCGGTAGACTCAAACGCAAACCGGGTCAATCTTATGAAGCGGAACTTCAGCCGGATGGGAGCGTCGATTGCGCTGCCGATACAGGCCGATGCCAAGAGAATAAACGCGGTCATCAAGAAGCCGGTCGACCGCGCTTTGCTCGACGCGCCTTGCTCCGGATTGGGCGTCCTCGCGCGCAGACCGGATTCGCGGTGGAACAAGACACCGGAGCAGATAACCGAGCTGATGTCCCTCCAGACCGACATGCTCGACGCTGTAGCGGGCGCGGTCAAGCCGGGCGGGGTACTTGTCTATTCGGTTTGCACGTTGACCAGGCAAGAGACCAGACTCGTCGTAGAGCGGTTTCTGCGAATCCGCGAGGACTTCTATGTCGACAAAATCGCCGCATATTTGCCGGAGCGCCTGCGGGCCGACGTCAAAGACGATATGATTCAATTACTACCACACAAACACGGCGTCGACGGCTTATTTATAGCGCGGTTTCGTCGAAGCGAGTAG
- a CDS encoding ribulose-phosphate 3-epimerase, with protein sequence MDKKVLIAPSILSADFSRLGEQVALVAQGGADLIHVDVMDGHFVPNITIGPLVVEALRKTTDLPLDVHLMIENPERYIDRFIEAGASWLSFHAEATDHSHRVIQLIKEYGYVKAGISINPATPVTYLQHILEDLDFVLVMSVNPGFGGQKFIPSALEKIEVIRHMIDSRGLDVKIQVDGGISAANADKVVLKGAEILVAGSAVFDSEDIPEAVRGIRKAAML encoded by the coding sequence ATGGATAAAAAGGTACTCATAGCCCCGTCGATTCTTTCGGCTGATTTCTCGAGGCTCGGCGAGCAGGTCGCGCTTGTCGCGCAGGGTGGAGCCGACCTTATCCATGTCGACGTGATGGACGGGCATTTCGTGCCGAACATAACCATCGGGCCGTTGGTCGTGGAAGCACTGAGAAAGACGACCGACCTGCCGCTCGATGTACATTTGATGATCGAAAACCCCGAGCGCTACATCGACCGTTTTATCGAGGCGGGCGCGTCGTGGCTCTCGTTCCACGCTGAGGCAACGGACCATTCACACCGCGTGATCCAGCTGATAAAGGAGTACGGGTATGTAAAGGCGGGCATCTCCATAAACCCCGCGACGCCGGTTACCTATCTCCAGCACATCCTCGAGGACCTCGATTTCGTCCTCGTGATGTCGGTAAACCCCGGGTTCGGCGGCCAAAAGTTTATTCCGAGCGCGCTAGAGAAGATAGAGGTCATCCGCCATATGATAGATTCCCGAGGACTCGATGTTAAGATTCAGGTCGATGGCGGGATATCGGCGGCCAACGCGGACAAAGTCGTTCTCAAAGGCGCGGAAATTTTGGTAGCGGGCTCCGCGGTCTTCGATTCTGAAGATATACCAGAGGCGGTACGGGGTATACGCAAGGCCGCAATGCTCTAG
- the ribD gene encoding bifunctional diaminohydroxyphosphoribosylaminopyrimidine deaminase/5-amino-6-(5-phosphoribosylamino)uracil reductase RibD: MKSIEISGYESYMDRAITLAEKGRGATSPNPMVGALIVKDDRVIAEGYHERVGEPHAEINALKNAVEDVTGATMVVSLEPCNHFGRTPPCTEAIIGAGLSRVIVGMVDPNPKCAGGGIKRLRDAGIEVEYGLLADKIARQNEVFIKYVTTGRPFVVLKAAITLDGKIAEARGKTTAITGPDAKQKVHEVRNEHDAVMVGIGTVITDDPMLTTRLDGVKAKNPIRVIVDSKARTPLKSRIVKSAREVRTVVAVGSRAAPANIEDLEARGIEALKLGRWDGAVDVELLLEELGRLEISSVLVEGGGSLIASFVKAGMVDKYMVFVAPKLLGEGGVDFVGGELDSARILNITAIERLGDDILIEAYPA; the protein is encoded by the coding sequence ATGAAAAGCATAGAAATATCGGGCTATGAGAGCTATATGGATAGGGCGATAACGCTGGCTGAGAAGGGTCGGGGGGCGACCAGTCCCAACCCGATGGTGGGAGCGCTTATCGTAAAAGACGACCGCGTGATAGCGGAGGGTTATCACGAGCGGGTGGGCGAGCCCCATGCCGAGATTAACGCCCTAAAGAACGCCGTCGAAGATGTGACCGGGGCGACAATGGTCGTCTCACTGGAGCCGTGCAATCACTTCGGCAGGACGCCGCCGTGTACCGAGGCGATTATAGGGGCGGGGCTAAGCAGGGTTATCGTGGGCATGGTAGACCCGAATCCGAAGTGCGCGGGCGGCGGCATCAAACGCTTGCGCGATGCCGGAATCGAGGTAGAGTACGGGCTGCTGGCGGATAAGATAGCCAGGCAAAACGAGGTGTTCATCAAATATGTTACGACGGGCAGACCCTTTGTGGTGCTAAAAGCAGCCATCACCCTTGACGGGAAGATTGCCGAAGCGCGCGGGAAGACCACGGCGATTACCGGCCCCGACGCAAAACAGAAGGTGCACGAGGTAAGAAATGAGCACGATGCCGTCATGGTCGGGATAGGGACGGTAATAACCGACGACCCGATGCTGACTACACGCTTGGATGGCGTGAAGGCCAAGAACCCGATTCGCGTAATCGTCGACTCGAAAGCCAGGACGCCGCTGAAGAGCAGAATCGTAAAGAGCGCGCGCGAGGTGCGCACTGTCGTCGCCGTCGGCTCGCGCGCCGCACCCGCGAACATCGAGGACCTCGAAGCGCGCGGCATCGAAGCGCTCAAGCTCGGCCGTTGGGACGGCGCCGTCGACGTAGAGCTTCTCCTGGAAGAACTGGGGCGCCTTGAGATATCGAGTGTGCTCGTCGAGGGCGGAGGCAGCTTAATCGCATCCTTCGTAAAGGCGGGCATGGTCGACAAGTATATGGTCTTTGTCGCACCGAAGCTGCTCGGTGAGGGCGGTGTCGATTTCGTCGGCGGAGAACTCGACTCGGCCCGCATACTAAATATCACGGCTATTGAGCGTTTGGGAGACGATATTTTAATAGAGGCGTACCCCGCGTAG
- a CDS encoding riboflavin synthase produces the protein MFTGIIEELGKIQSIRRGADQFVLDIKAPQLATGVEIGDSVAVNGICLTVVTKTRDGFAVDVMPETVTKTNLDIIGSGETVNLERAMTMSSRLGGHMVSGHVDGVGAIKSKSKEKNALLIRISAPEAVTRYLIGRGSIAVDGISLTVMDYGDEYVVVSIIPHTASVTTLGLKGPGDIVNLEADLIGKYIEKFINGQQKKTPGLTLDTLREHGFA, from the coding sequence ATGTTTACCGGCATAATCGAGGAGCTAGGTAAGATTCAATCGATAAGGCGCGGAGCCGATCAATTCGTGCTCGATATCAAAGCGCCGCAACTCGCAACGGGGGTCGAGATAGGCGATTCGGTCGCCGTAAACGGAATCTGCTTAACGGTTGTGACGAAGACGCGGGACGGTTTTGCGGTCGATGTCATGCCCGAAACCGTCACGAAGACCAACCTCGATATCATCGGGTCGGGTGAGACCGTCAACCTCGAGCGGGCGATGACGATGTCGAGCCGCCTCGGCGGCCATATGGTATCGGGCCACGTCGATGGGGTGGGCGCTATCAAGTCGAAGTCGAAAGAGAAGAACGCGCTCCTTATCAGGATTTCGGCGCCGGAGGCGGTGACGCGCTACCTTATCGGCCGCGGCTCGATTGCCGTCGACGGCATAAGTTTGACCGTCATGGATTACGGCGATGAATACGTCGTAGTCTCGATAATCCCGCATACGGCTTCGGTAACGACTTTGGGGCTTAAGGGACCGGGCGATATCGTCAATCTCGAAGCCGACCTCATCGGTAAATATATTGAAAAATTCATAAACGGCCAACAAAAAAAGACGCCGGGCCTGACGCTCGACACACTCCGCGAGCACGGGTTCGCGTAG
- a CDS encoding bifunctional 3,4-dihydroxy-2-butanone-4-phosphate synthase/GTP cyclohydrolase II has protein sequence MLNTIDEALDDMREGKIIIVVDDEDRENEGDFIMAAERVTPETINFMATNGRGLICMPCTPERLDELGIPAMVFNNTSEQGTAFTVSIGAKGKISTGISARDRAVTIQTVVDADSKPGDISMPGHIFPLRARRGGVLARAGHTEAAVDLARLAGLYPAGVICEIMNEDGTMARLPQLQEVAEKFGLKIISVADLIKYRRRTEKLVERIAEVTLPTSFGSFKAVGYRCKLDGKEYFALVKGEVEGKDNVLVRVHSECLTGDIFHSLRCDCGDQLEAALGMIEREGRGVLLYILGHEGRGIGLLNKLRAYELQEAGRDTVQANNDLGFAADLRDYGMGAQILADLGLTSIRLMTNNPKKIVGLEGYGLKIVERVPIQVGTTEYNVHYLEAKKEKMDHMFDWHKADN, from the coding sequence GTGTTGAACACAATCGACGAAGCGTTAGACGATATGCGAGAGGGGAAAATCATCATAGTCGTCGATGATGAGGATAGAGAAAACGAAGGCGACTTCATAATGGCCGCAGAGCGGGTCACACCGGAGACCATCAATTTTATGGCGACGAATGGGCGCGGCCTCATATGCATGCCCTGCACGCCCGAGCGCCTCGACGAACTGGGGATTCCGGCTATGGTATTTAATAACACATCCGAACAGGGAACCGCGTTTACCGTATCCATCGGCGCTAAGGGCAAGATAAGCACCGGCATATCCGCCCGCGACCGCGCCGTTACTATCCAAACGGTCGTCGACGCGGACAGCAAACCCGGGGACATATCGATGCCCGGACATATCTTTCCACTAAGAGCCAGACGCGGTGGCGTTTTGGCGCGCGCGGGCCACACCGAGGCGGCGGTCGACCTCGCGCGCCTCGCGGGCCTGTATCCCGCCGGAGTAATCTGCGAGATAATGAACGAGGACGGCACGATGGCGAGGCTGCCCCAACTCCAAGAGGTCGCCGAGAAGTTCGGCCTCAAAATCATCAGCGTGGCCGACCTTATCAAATACCGGCGCCGGACGGAGAAGCTCGTCGAGCGTATCGCCGAGGTCACGCTCCCGACCAGTTTCGGCTCGTTCAAGGCGGTCGGCTACCGCTGTAAGCTCGACGGCAAGGAATACTTCGCGCTCGTTAAGGGTGAGGTGGAGGGTAAGGATAACGTGTTGGTCAGGGTTCACTCCGAATGCCTCACCGGCGATATCTTCCACTCGCTCCGCTGCGATTGCGGGGACCAGCTCGAGGCGGCGCTCGGCATGATAGAGCGAGAGGGCCGGGGTGTCCTTCTCTACATCTTGGGACACGAGGGCAGGGGAATAGGTCTTTTAAACAAGCTTCGCGCTTATGAGTTGCAGGAAGCCGGGCGCGACACCGTCCAGGCCAACAATGACCTGGGCTTCGCGGCGGACTTACGGGACTACGGTATGGGCGCGCAAATTCTCGCCGACCTCGGTTTGACCTCAATCCGCCTGATGACGAATAACCCGAAGAAGATAGTGGGTCTTGAAGGATACGGCCTGAAAATCGTCGAACGCGTACCCATACAGGTCGGCACGACCGAATATAATGTTCACTATCTGGAGGCAAAAAAGGAAAAGATGGACCACATGTTCGACTGGCATAAAGCCGATAATTAA
- a CDS encoding 6,7-dimethyl-8-ribityllumazine synthase: MQVYEGNLIGEGLRVAIVVGRFNDFIGSKLLDGALDALKRHGLDEGDVHVAWTPGAFEVPLIAKKLAESGRYDAIICLGAVIRGSTPHFDYVAGEVAKGIARINLDSGVPVIFGVVTTDSIEQAIERAGTKHGNKGWQAAVSAIEMANLMKTL; encoded by the coding sequence ATGCAGGTATATGAAGGTAATCTTATTGGAGAGGGACTAAGGGTTGCCATCGTGGTAGGCCGCTTTAACGATTTTATCGGGTCGAAGTTGCTCGACGGCGCCCTGGACGCGCTCAAGAGGCACGGCCTCGATGAAGGCGATGTTCATGTCGCTTGGACGCCGGGCGCTTTCGAAGTGCCGCTCATAGCGAAAAAGTTGGCCGAGAGCGGTCGCTATGATGCTATAATCTGTTTGGGAGCGGTAATCAGGGGCTCGACACCGCATTTTGATTATGTGGCAGGCGAGGTTGCCAAAGGAATCGCGAGGATTAACCTCGACAGCGGCGTGCCGGTCATATTCGGTGTCGTCACGACAGACAGTATCGAGCAGGCCATCGAGCGCGCGGGAACCAAACACGGCAACAAGGGATGGCAAGCCGCCGTCTCCGCTATCGAGATGGCAAATCTAATGAAAACGCTCTAA